From Streptomyces sp. CMB-StM0423, a single genomic window includes:
- the cobN gene encoding cobaltochelatase subunit CobN: MTTVLLLSTADTDLLAARASGADFRIANPSRTGPEDLPALLDGTDLVVVRLLGGKRAWEDGLEALRAAGRPTVLLGGESVPDAELMAESSVPAGVVAEALRYLVEGGPANLAELSRFLSDTVLLTGEGFAPPREMPAYGTHGAYGLEDDRPTVGVLFYRAHELSGNTAFVDTLCQAVEAHGANALPVYCGSLRGAEPGLFELLGRADALVATVLASGGTRPGDASAGGDDEVWDVGALAELDVPVLQGLCLTSARAAWLDSDAALSPMDAAMQVAIPEFDGRLVTVPFSFKEDGPDGVPVYVADAERAARVAGIAVRHARLRHTPNGEKRIGLVFTAYPTKHSRIGNAVGLDTPASAVGLLDALRAAGYGVDGHPDDGDELIHRLIAAGGHDVEWLTEEQLAAAPARVPPADYERWFAALDPGLRDSVVEHWGEPPGALYVDDGEDGPAIVLASLRFGNVVVMIQPPRGFGENPIAIYHDPDMPPSHHYLAAYRWLDRTFGADALVHMGKHGTMEWLPGKGLGLSAGCAPDAVLGDLPLVYPFIVNDPGEGTQAKRRGHATVVDHLVPPMARADSYGDLAKLEQLLDEYALVSDLDPAKAPAVRSQIWTLVRAAELHHDLRVAEQPEDADFDEFVLHVDGWLCEIKDVQIRDGLHVLGAGPIGEPRVNLALAVLRSAQMWGGAGGALPGLRAALAARVGLVEADLLAEPGARIASPALLVEWGAAHGAGQPAGCGPAEPTDAPAAAADRRAPALRTASDAIDLLESLARRLAEFMEASDWSVEAAGPAVAQVLRAGCPDAVRVLEFAAAELIPRLRRTGDEIGNVLHALDGGYVPAGPSGSPTRGLVNVLPTGRNFYSVDPKAIPSRLSWDVGSALADSLLARHLADHGAYPKSVGLTVWGTSCMRTQGDDIAEILALLGCRPVWDDASRRVTGFEVVPAAELGRPRIDVTVRISGFFRDAFPHVVGLMDDAVRAVAELDEPPEANFVRAHADEDTAVHGDRRRATARIFGSKPGAYGAGLLPLIDARNWRSDADLAEVYAVWGGYAYGRGLDGRAARGDMEAAFRRIQVAAKNVDTREHDIADADDYFQYHGGMVAMVRHLTGGSPEAYIGDSAVPAQVKTRTLGEETHRVFRARVVNPRWTAAMRRHGYKGAFEMAATVDYLFGYDATAGVVDDWMYEKLAAEYVFDAENQEFMRRANPWALRGIGERLLEAAERGMWTEPDQRTLARLREIYLELEGDLEGEE, from the coding sequence ATGACCACCGTCCTCCTCCTCTCCACCGCCGACACCGACCTCCTCGCCGCCCGCGCCTCCGGCGCGGACTTCCGGATCGCCAACCCCTCCCGCACAGGACCCGAGGACCTGCCCGCGCTCCTCGACGGCACCGACCTCGTCGTCGTCCGGCTCCTCGGCGGCAAGCGCGCCTGGGAGGACGGGCTCGAAGCCCTCCGGGCCGCCGGGCGGCCGACCGTGCTGCTCGGCGGGGAGTCCGTGCCGGACGCCGAGTTGATGGCCGAGTCGTCCGTGCCCGCCGGGGTGGTCGCCGAGGCGCTGCGGTATCTCGTGGAGGGCGGGCCCGCGAACCTCGCCGAGCTGAGCCGGTTTCTGTCGGACACCGTGCTGCTCACCGGCGAGGGCTTCGCCCCGCCGCGGGAGATGCCCGCCTACGGGACGCACGGTGCGTACGGGCTGGAGGACGACCGGCCCACCGTCGGCGTGCTCTTCTACCGTGCCCACGAGCTCTCCGGGAACACCGCCTTCGTCGACACCCTCTGCCAGGCCGTCGAAGCGCACGGCGCCAACGCCCTGCCCGTGTACTGCGGTTCGCTGCGCGGCGCGGAGCCCGGGCTGTTCGAGCTGCTGGGGCGCGCGGACGCGCTCGTCGCCACCGTGCTCGCCTCCGGCGGTACGCGGCCGGGCGACGCCTCCGCCGGCGGGGACGACGAGGTGTGGGACGTCGGGGCGCTCGCGGAGCTGGACGTGCCGGTGCTCCAGGGGCTGTGTCTGACGTCGGCGCGCGCCGCGTGGCTGGACTCGGACGCGGCGCTGTCGCCGATGGACGCGGCGATGCAGGTGGCGATCCCGGAGTTCGACGGGCGGCTGGTGACGGTGCCGTTCTCGTTCAAGGAGGACGGTCCCGACGGCGTGCCCGTGTACGTCGCGGACGCGGAGCGCGCCGCGCGGGTCGCGGGGATCGCGGTGCGGCACGCACGGCTGCGGCACACGCCGAACGGCGAGAAGCGGATCGGGCTGGTCTTCACCGCGTACCCCACCAAGCACTCCCGGATCGGCAACGCCGTCGGCCTGGACACGCCCGCCTCCGCGGTCGGGCTGCTCGACGCGCTACGGGCCGCGGGGTACGGCGTCGACGGCCACCCGGACGACGGCGACGAGCTGATCCACCGGCTGATCGCCGCCGGCGGGCACGACGTGGAGTGGCTGACGGAGGAGCAGTTGGCGGCGGCGCCCGCGCGCGTGCCGCCGGCCGACTACGAGCGGTGGTTCGCCGCGCTGGACCCCGGGTTGCGGGACTCGGTGGTCGAGCACTGGGGCGAGCCGCCGGGCGCGCTGTACGTGGACGACGGCGAGGACGGACCCGCCATCGTGCTGGCGTCGCTGCGCTTCGGCAACGTGGTGGTGATGATCCAGCCGCCGCGCGGCTTCGGCGAGAACCCCATCGCCATCTACCACGACCCGGACATGCCGCCGTCGCACCACTACCTGGCCGCGTACCGCTGGCTGGACCGCACGTTCGGCGCCGACGCGCTCGTGCACATGGGCAAGCACGGCACGATGGAGTGGCTGCCGGGCAAGGGGCTGGGTCTGTCGGCGGGTTGTGCGCCGGATGCGGTGCTGGGCGACCTGCCGCTGGTGTACCCGTTCATCGTCAACGACCCGGGCGAGGGCACCCAGGCCAAGCGCCGCGGGCACGCGACGGTGGTCGACCACCTCGTGCCGCCGATGGCCCGCGCCGACTCCTACGGCGACCTGGCGAAGCTGGAACAGTTGCTGGACGAGTACGCGCTCGTCTCCGACCTCGATCCGGCGAAGGCGCCCGCGGTGCGCAGCCAGATCTGGACGCTGGTGCGGGCCGCGGAGCTGCACCACGACCTGCGGGTGGCGGAGCAGCCGGAGGACGCCGACTTCGACGAGTTCGTGCTGCACGTCGACGGCTGGCTGTGCGAGATCAAGGACGTGCAGATACGGGACGGGCTGCACGTGCTCGGCGCCGGGCCCATCGGCGAGCCGCGGGTGAACCTGGCGCTGGCGGTGCTGCGTTCCGCGCAGATGTGGGGCGGCGCCGGTGGGGCGCTGCCGGGGCTGCGGGCGGCGCTCGCGGCCCGGGTGGGGCTGGTCGAGGCGGACCTGCTGGCGGAACCGGGGGCACGGATCGCCTCGCCGGCGCTGCTGGTGGAGTGGGGCGCCGCACATGGTGCCGGCCAGCCCGCCGGGTGCGGTCCGGCGGAACCCACGGATGCCCCCGCCGCTGCGGCGGACCGACGGGCCCCGGCACTCCGTACGGCTTCCGACGCCATCGATCTGCTGGAGTCCCTGGCCCGTCGCCTCGCGGAGTTCATGGAGGCAAGCGACTGGTCCGTCGAGGCCGCGGGTCCGGCCGTGGCCCAGGTGCTGCGGGCGGGGTGCCCCGACGCCGTGCGGGTGCTGGAGTTCGCAGCCGCGGAACTCATTCCGCGGCTGCGCCGTACGGGCGACGAGATCGGCAACGTGCTGCACGCGCTCGACGGCGGCTACGTTCCCGCCGGGCCGTCAGGATCCCCCACCCGCGGGCTCGTGAACGTGCTGCCGACCGGTCGCAACTTCTACTCCGTCGACCCCAAGGCCATCCCCTCCCGGCTCTCCTGGGACGTCGGCAGCGCTCTCGCCGACTCCCTCCTCGCCCGCCACCTCGCCGACCACGGCGCGTACCCGAAGTCCGTGGGGCTTACGGTCTGGGGCACCTCCTGCATGCGCACCCAGGGCGACGACATCGCGGAGATCCTGGCGCTGCTGGGCTGCCGCCCGGTGTGGGACGACGCGTCGCGGCGGGTGACGGGCTTCGAGGTGGTGCCGGCCGCGGAGCTGGGCCGGCCGCGCATCGACGTGACCGTACGCATCTCCGGCTTCTTCCGCGACGCCTTCCCGCACGTCGTCGGCCTGATGGACGACGCGGTGCGCGCGGTCGCGGAGCTGGACGAGCCGCCGGAGGCGAACTTCGTACGGGCACACGCGGACGAGGACACCGCCGTCCACGGCGACCGCCGCCGCGCCACCGCCCGCATCTTCGGCTCCAAGCCCGGCGCTTACGGCGCGGGCCTGCTGCCGCTGATCGACGCCCGCAACTGGCGCTCGGACGCCGACCTCGCGGAGGTCTACGCGGTCTGGGGCGGCTACGCCTACGGCCGCGGGCTCGACGGGCGGGCGGCGCGCGGCGACATGGAGGCGGCGTTCCGGCGGATCCAGGTGGCGGCGAAGAACGTCGACACCCGCGAGCACGACATCGCCGACGCCGACGACTACTTCCAGTACCACGGCGGCATGGTGGCGATGGTCCGCCATCTGACGGGCGGTTCGCCGGAGGCGTACATCGGCGACAGCGCCGTGCCCGCGCAGGTGAAGACGCGCACGCTCGGCGAGGAGACGCACCGCGTCTTCCGCGCCCGGGTGGTGAACCCGCGCTGGACGGCGGCGATGCGGCGGCACGGCTACAAGGGCGCGTTCGAGATGGCCGCCACCGTCGACTACCTCTTCGGCTACGACGCGACCGCGGGCGTGGTGGACGACTGGATGTACGAGAAGCTCGCCGCCGAGTACGTCTTCGACGCCGAGAACCAGGAGTTCATGCGGCGCGCCAACCCGTGGGCCCTGCGCGGGATCGGCGAACGGCTGCTGGAGGCGGCCGAGCGGGGCATGTGGACGGAGCCGGACCAGCGGACCCTGGCCCGGCTCCGGGAGATCTACCTCGAACTCGAGGGCGATCTGGAGGGGGAGGAATGA
- a CDS encoding cobalamin biosynthesis protein — translation MTPNTASHPARLIGARTLAYAVGAALGYAADHVFGDPRRAHPVAAFGRAAAALESRLWRDNRAAGALHTALCVGTTVATAALATAATRRETGPGWGQGPGARRSLGRRTAVARGPGAGRSPEAGKDVAPSGPRGGSPEGRAGAAPRPGSGRSPEGVRGAAPAGPRGRSPRVPGRGGVGEHLPPVLLAALVSWAVLGGASLRREALGIAHALRAHDLDDARRRLPRLCGRDPHHLGEADIARAVVESVAENTSDAVVGALVWGAAGGVPGLAGFRAVNTLDAMVGHKSARHLRFGWAAARLDDLAGYPGARLTAALAALAGPDPRAALRVWREDGPRHPSPNAGPVEAAFAGALGLRLGGELSYAGRAEHRAVLNPAGQAPGVHDIERAVRLSSRVSFLALLTTSLAAALLPTEASHA, via the coding sequence ATGACACCCAACACCGCGTCACACCCCGCCCGGCTCATCGGCGCCCGCACGCTGGCGTACGCCGTGGGCGCCGCCCTCGGCTACGCCGCAGACCACGTCTTCGGCGACCCCCGCCGAGCCCACCCGGTAGCGGCCTTCGGCCGCGCCGCAGCAGCCCTCGAATCCCGCCTCTGGCGCGACAACCGCGCGGCGGGGGCCCTGCACACGGCACTCTGTGTAGGCACGACGGTGGCGACCGCCGCCCTGGCCACGGCAGCAACCCGCAGGGAGACAGGCCCGGGTTGGGGGCAGGGCCCGGGGGCGAGGCGAAGCCTCGGCAGGCGCACGGCCGTGGCCCGGGGCCCGGGCGCAGGGCGAAGCCCCGAGGCGGGCAAGGACGTAGCCCCCTCGGGGCCCCGCGGGGGCAGCCCCGAGGGGCGCGCGGGGGCAGCCCCGAGGCCGGGTTCGGGGCGGAGCCCCGAGGGGGTCAGGGGCGCAGCCCCGGCGGGGCCCCGGGGGCGCAGCCCCCGAGTTCCGGGAAGGGGCGGGGTCGGGGAACACCTCCCGCCCGTCCTCCTCGCCGCCCTCGTCTCCTGGGCCGTTCTCGGCGGGGCCTCCCTCCGCCGCGAAGCCCTCGGCATCGCCCACGCCCTCCGCGCCCACGACCTCGACGACGCCCGCCGCCGCCTCCCCCGCCTCTGCGGCCGTGACCCCCACCACCTCGGCGAAGCCGACATCGCCCGCGCCGTCGTCGAGTCCGTCGCCGAGAACACCTCCGACGCCGTCGTCGGCGCCCTCGTCTGGGGCGCTGCCGGTGGCGTTCCCGGGCTCGCCGGGTTCCGCGCCGTCAACACCCTCGACGCCATGGTCGGGCACAAGTCCGCCCGCCATCTGCGCTTCGGCTGGGCCGCCGCCCGGCTCGACGATCTCGCCGGCTATCCCGGCGCCCGGCTCACCGCCGCCCTCGCGGCGCTCGCCGGGCCCGATCCCCGCGCCGCCCTGCGCGTCTGGCGCGAGGACGGGCCGCGGCATCCCAGTCCCAACGCCGGCCCCGTGGAAGCCGCGTTCGCCGGGGCGCTCGGGCTGCGGCTCGGTGGGGAGCTGTCGTATGCCGGGCGGGCCGAGCACCGGGCCGTGCTCAATCCGGCCGGGCAGGCTCCCGGCGTACACGACATCGAGCGTGCCGTCCGTCTCTCCTCCCGTGTCTCCTTCCTCGCCCTCCTCACCACCAGCCTCGCCGCCGCCCTCCTCCCCACCGAAGCGAGTCACGCATGA
- a CDS encoding CbtA family protein translates to MNSAAVRGLLLRGMLAGLGAGVLGLVVAYVVGEPQVDAAIDQEAHAAGHGHGAGAGSGSGSGEEGELVSRSLQSTAGLATGMLVYGVALGGLAALAIAYALGRVGRFGPRATALLLALGGLVTVSAVPFLKYPANPPGVGDPSTVGSRTTQYFLMVLLSVLLAVGAAVAGRRLVPRLGGWYATVAGGAVFVAAAGVAVALLPESSVEVPEGYPADLLWRFRLASLGVHGVVWVGFGLLFGELAERLLVRGGAGRRPRAPVAG, encoded by the coding sequence CTGAATTCTGCGGCGGTGCGCGGGCTGTTGCTGCGCGGGATGCTGGCGGGGCTGGGTGCGGGGGTGCTGGGGCTGGTCGTCGCGTACGTCGTGGGCGAACCGCAGGTGGATGCGGCGATCGACCAGGAGGCGCACGCGGCCGGTCACGGTCACGGCGCCGGTGCTGGTTCCGGTTCCGGTTCCGGAGAAGAAGGGGAACTGGTCAGCCGCTCACTGCAGTCCACGGCGGGCCTCGCGACGGGCATGCTCGTCTACGGTGTCGCGCTCGGCGGCCTCGCGGCGCTGGCGATCGCGTACGCCCTGGGCCGTGTCGGCCGCTTCGGCCCGCGGGCGACGGCGCTGCTGCTGGCGCTGGGCGGACTGGTCACGGTCTCCGCGGTGCCGTTTCTCAAGTACCCGGCGAACCCACCGGGCGTCGGCGACCCGTCGACGGTCGGCTCACGCACGACGCAGTACTTCCTGATGGTGCTGCTGAGCGTGCTGCTGGCGGTCGGTGCGGCGGTGGCCGGGCGGCGGCTGGTGCCGCGGCTGGGCGGCTGGTACGCGACGGTGGCGGGCGGCGCGGTGTTCGTGGCGGCGGCTGGGGTGGCGGTGGCGCTGTTGCCGGAGTCGTCGGTGGAGGTGCCGGAGGGGTATCCGGCGGATCTGCTGTGGCGGTTCAGGTTGGCGTCTTTGGGGGTGCACGGAGTGGTGTGGGTGGGATTCGGGTTGTTGTTCGGGGAGTTGGCGGAGAGGTTGCTGGTGAGGGGTGGGGCGGGGCGGCGGCCGCGGGCGCCGGTGGCGGGCTGA
- a CDS encoding CbtB domain-containing protein yields the protein MAQSAVSPKTDSLITPVPLKTIAPWALFGGILMLVLLYFVGAEQGAVSVVSGEGVHEWLHDGRHLLGFPCH from the coding sequence ATGGCTCAGTCAGCCGTGTCACCCAAGACAGACTCTCTCATCACCCCTGTCCCGCTGAAGACCATCGCCCCGTGGGCGCTGTTCGGCGGGATCCTGATGCTCGTCCTGCTGTACTTCGTCGGCGCCGAACAAGGAGCCGTGTCGGTGGTGTCGGGCGAGGGCGTGCACGAGTGGTTGCACGACGGCCGGCACCTGCTGGGCTTCCCCTGCCACTGA
- a CDS encoding ectoine synthase, producing the protein MIVRSFKELEGTDRHIKSASGTWESKRIVLAKERVGFSLHETVLYAGTETSMWYANHIEAVVCVEGEAELTNDETGEKHAITPGTMYLLDGHEKHTMRIKQDFRCICVFNPPVTGREDHDENGVYPLLTEED; encoded by the coding sequence GTGATCGTCCGATCCTTCAAGGAGCTTGAGGGCACCGACCGGCACATCAAATCCGCGTCGGGCACCTGGGAGAGCAAGCGCATCGTGCTCGCGAAGGAGCGCGTCGGCTTCTCCCTCCACGAGACCGTGCTCTACGCGGGCACCGAGACGTCCATGTGGTACGCGAACCACATAGAGGCCGTCGTCTGCGTCGAGGGCGAAGCCGAACTCACCAACGACGAGACCGGCGAGAAGCACGCCATCACGCCGGGGACGATGTACCTGCTGGACGGGCACGAGAAGCACACGATGCGGATCAAGCAGGACTTCCGCTGCATCTGTGTCTTCAACCCGCCGGTCACGGGCCGCGAGGACCACGACGAGAACGGCGTGTACCCGCTGCTGACTGAGGAGGACTGA
- the ectA gene encoding diaminobutyrate acetyltransferase gives MTAAQADLAGPPDKPRTAAADEAGVRLDTPRIEDGAAIWRIARDSGSLDLNSSYSYLLWCRDFADTSVVARDSDGAPVGFVTGYIRPARPETLVVWQIAVDAAFRGRGLAGALLDGLTDRALADRGIRRLETTITPDNSASDQLFRSYARRHGAGVDRDVLFHGEHFPDGHEPELLYRIGPLAG, from the coding sequence ATGACTGCCGCACAAGCAGACCTAGCAGGCCCTCCCGATAAACCCCGCACGGCGGCTGCAGACGAGGCCGGTGTCCGGCTGGACACCCCGCGAATCGAGGACGGCGCCGCAATCTGGCGCATCGCACGCGACTCCGGCTCGCTGGACCTCAACTCGTCGTACAGCTACCTGCTCTGGTGTCGCGACTTCGCCGACACGAGCGTCGTGGCACGGGACTCGGACGGCGCCCCGGTCGGCTTCGTCACCGGCTATATCCGGCCCGCGCGGCCGGAGACCCTCGTCGTGTGGCAGATCGCCGTGGACGCCGCGTTCCGCGGCCGCGGCCTGGCCGGCGCGCTCCTCGACGGGCTGACCGACCGCGCGCTGGCGGACCGCGGCATACGCCGCCTCGAAACGACCATCACGCCGGACAACTCCGCCTCCGACCAGCTCTTCCGCTCGTACGCGCGCCGTCACGGCGCCGGCGTCGACCGCGACGTGCTGTTCCACGGCGAGCACTTCCCTGACGGGCACGAGCCCGAGCTGCTGTACCGCATCGGCCCGCTCGCGGGCTGA
- a CDS encoding histidine phosphatase family protein, translating into MLVTPAVNAELRHAVFGADEPLDAAGRRAAERAGAHAAASLRTHTPAYAAPSVRCRQTADALGLAAEPEAELADWDVGRWRGRGLEELAAAEGEAVRAWLTDPAAAPHGGESLLQLRGRVGVWLDGLTGPSGPQGTTETDDTDGTHRSDNTPAAPHRVVAVAEPAAVRAAVVYALDLPSAAFWRLDVPPLTRTELTGRAGRWNLRCGIPLTPDP; encoded by the coding sequence ATGCTCGTCACGCCGGCGGTCAACGCCGAACTGCGGCACGCGGTGTTCGGCGCGGACGAACCGCTGGACGCGGCGGGTCGACGTGCGGCGGAGCGCGCGGGCGCCCACGCGGCGGCTTCGCTGCGTACGCACACGCCGGCGTACGCCGCGCCGTCGGTCCGCTGCCGGCAGACGGCCGACGCGCTGGGGCTCGCGGCGGAGCCGGAGGCGGAGCTGGCGGACTGGGACGTCGGCCGCTGGCGCGGGCGAGGGCTGGAGGAGCTGGCGGCGGCGGAGGGCGAGGCGGTACGGGCCTGGCTGACGGACCCGGCGGCGGCGCCGCACGGCGGGGAGTCGCTGCTGCAGTTGCGGGGGCGGGTGGGCGTATGGCTCGACGGCCTGACCGGCCCGTCAGGACCGCAGGGCACGACTGAAACGGACGACACCGACGGCACCCACCGCTCGGACAACACCCCCGCCGCCCCCCACCGCGTCGTCGCCGTCGCCGAGCCCGCCGCGGTGCGCGCCGCCGTCGTGTACGCCCTCGACCTGCCCTCCGCGGCCTTCTGGCGCCTCGACGTACCGCCCCTGACCCGCACCGAGCTGACCGGCCGCGCCGGCCGCTGGAACCTCCGCTGCGGCATCCCCCTCACCCCGGACCCCTGA
- the thpD gene encoding ectoine hydroxylase, with the protein MASPTVTDLYPTRGAEEVSTPRQDPVVWSEPGADGPIPPWELEGYERNGYLTVDQLITPEEVETYKAELDRLTTDPKVRADERSIIEAGTQAVRSIFEIHKISDVFGKLVRDERVLERARQILGSDVYIHQSRINIKPGFGASGFYWHSDFETWHAEDGLPNMRTVSVSIALTENYETNGGLMIMPGSHKTFLGCAGATPEDNYKKSLQMQDAGTPSDGALSEMAEAHGIKLFTGAAGGATWFDCNCMHGSGDNITPYARSNVFLVFNSVENAAVEPFAAPVRRPDFIGARDFTPVR; encoded by the coding sequence ATGGCCAGCCCGACTGTCACCGACCTCTACCCGACGCGCGGCGCTGAAGAAGTAAGCACGCCCCGTCAGGACCCGGTGGTCTGGTCGGAACCGGGTGCCGACGGGCCCATCCCGCCCTGGGAGCTGGAGGGCTACGAGCGCAACGGCTACCTGACGGTCGACCAACTGATCACCCCGGAGGAGGTGGAGACGTACAAGGCCGAGCTGGACCGGCTCACCACCGACCCGAAGGTCCGCGCCGACGAGCGCTCGATCATCGAGGCGGGCACGCAGGCCGTACGCTCCATCTTCGAGATCCACAAGATCAGCGACGTCTTCGGCAAGCTGGTACGCGACGAGCGCGTCCTGGAGCGGGCGCGGCAGATCCTCGGCTCCGACGTCTACATCCACCAGAGCCGGATCAACATCAAGCCCGGGTTCGGCGCCAGCGGCTTCTACTGGCACTCGGACTTCGAGACCTGGCACGCCGAGGACGGCCTGCCGAACATGCGGACCGTGTCGGTCTCGATCGCGCTGACGGAGAACTACGAGACCAACGGCGGCCTCATGATCATGCCGGGGTCGCACAAGACGTTCCTCGGCTGCGCGGGTGCCACGCCGGAGGACAACTACAAGAAGTCGCTGCAGATGCAGGACGCCGGCACGCCGTCGGACGGGGCGCTGTCGGAGATGGCGGAGGCGCACGGCATCAAGCTGTTCACCGGCGCGGCCGGTGGTGCGACCTGGTTCGACTGCAACTGCATGCACGGCTCGGGCGACAACATCACGCCGTACGCGCGCAGCAACGTTTTCCTCGTCTTCAACAGCGTGGAGAACGCGGCGGTGGAGCCGTTCGCGGCGCCGGTGCGGCGGCCGGACTTCATCGGCGCGCGGGACTTCACGCCGGTGCGGTGA
- the ectB gene encoding diaminobutyrate--2-oxoglutarate transaminase — MTITPPALSVFETLESEVRSYCRGWPAVFDRAQGSYLYDEDGHTYLDFFAGAGSLNYGHNNAVLKRALLDYLERDGIVHGLDMATTAKRAFLETFQNVVLRPRDLPYKVMFPGPTGTNAVEAALKLARKVKGREAIVSFTNAFHGMSLGSLAVTGNAFKRAGAGIPLVHGTPMPFDNYLDGQVPDFLWFERLLEDQGSGLNKPAAVIVETIQGEGGINVARAEWLRGLAELCKRRDMLLIVDDIQMGCGRTGGFFSFEDAGITPDIVTLSKSISGYGLPMSLTLFKPELDIWEPGEHNGTFRGHNPAFVTATAALDTYWADGQMEKQTLARGQQIEQALVAICAEHADADATYRGRGMVWGLEFPDPARATRVCRRAFELGLILETSGPQSEVVKLLPALTTTPDDLDEGLRTLARAVRETA; from the coding sequence GTGACCATCACACCGCCCGCCCTGAGCGTCTTCGAGACCCTGGAGTCGGAGGTGCGCAGCTACTGCCGTGGCTGGCCCGCGGTCTTCGACCGGGCCCAGGGCAGCTATCTGTACGACGAGGACGGCCACACCTACCTCGACTTCTTCGCCGGCGCCGGATCCCTCAACTACGGCCACAACAACGCCGTGCTCAAGCGCGCCCTGCTCGACTACCTGGAGCGCGACGGCATCGTCCACGGCCTGGACATGGCCACCACCGCCAAGCGCGCGTTCCTGGAGACCTTCCAGAACGTCGTGCTGCGCCCCCGCGACCTGCCGTACAAGGTCATGTTCCCGGGGCCGACGGGCACCAACGCCGTCGAGGCCGCGCTGAAACTGGCCCGCAAGGTCAAGGGCCGCGAGGCGATCGTCTCGTTCACCAACGCCTTCCACGGCATGTCCCTCGGCTCGCTCGCCGTCACCGGCAACGCCTTCAAGCGCGCCGGCGCCGGCATCCCGCTGGTGCACGGCACCCCCATGCCGTTCGACAACTACCTCGACGGCCAGGTCCCGGACTTCCTGTGGTTCGAGCGGCTGCTGGAGGACCAGGGCTCCGGGCTCAACAAGCCCGCCGCCGTCATCGTCGAGACCATCCAGGGCGAGGGCGGCATCAACGTGGCCCGCGCCGAGTGGCTCCGCGGCCTCGCCGAGCTGTGCAAACGCCGCGACATGCTGCTCATCGTCGACGACATCCAGATGGGCTGCGGCCGCACCGGAGGCTTCTTCTCCTTCGAGGACGCGGGCATCACGCCCGACATCGTCACGCTGTCCAAGTCGATCAGCGGCTACGGGCTGCCGATGTCGCTCACCCTCTTCAAACCGGAGCTGGACATCTGGGAGCCGGGCGAGCACAACGGCACCTTCCGCGGCCACAACCCGGCGTTCGTCACCGCCACCGCGGCGCTCGACACGTACTGGGCCGACGGCCAGATGGAGAAGCAGACCCTCGCCCGCGGCCAGCAGATCGAGCAGGCGCTGGTCGCGATCTGCGCGGAGCACGCCGACGCGGACGCCACGTACCGCGGCCGCGGCATGGTGTGGGGGCTGGAGTTCCCCGACCCGGCGCGCGCCACACGTGTCTGCCGGCGCGCCTTCGAGCTGGGACTCATCCTGGAGACTTCCGGGCCGCAGAGCGAGGTCGTCAAGCTGCTGCCGGCGCTGACGACGACGCCTGACGACCTGGACGAGGGGCTGCGCACGCTGGCCCGGGCGGTCCGCGAGACCGCCTGA
- a CDS encoding DsbA family oxidoreductase yields MRVEIWSDVICPWCYIGKARFEKGLAAFAGRDDVEVVHRSFELSAGAPRNGRQALGPELKAKYGWDDAQLKAMEDRVGAAAAAEGLGMRHDRFVTGTFDLHRVLHLAKERGLQDELLDAFYTANFAEARPISEDDTIVDMATGAGLDADEVRKVLADEDAYADAVRADEKEAAELGANGVPFFVIDRRFAVSGGQPAPVFTQALEQAAAAGGLQTVAGTGGDGAVCADDDACDVP; encoded by the coding sequence ATGCGTGTAGAGATCTGGTCCGACGTCATCTGCCCCTGGTGCTACATCGGCAAGGCCCGGTTCGAGAAGGGCCTCGCCGCCTTCGCGGGACGGGACGACGTCGAAGTGGTGCACCGCTCCTTCGAGCTCTCCGCCGGCGCCCCGCGCAACGGCCGGCAGGCCCTCGGCCCCGAGCTGAAGGCCAAGTACGGCTGGGACGACGCGCAGCTCAAGGCGATGGAGGACCGGGTCGGCGCCGCCGCGGCGGCCGAGGGGCTCGGCATGCGCCACGACCGGTTCGTCACCGGCACCTTCGACCTGCACCGCGTCCTGCACCTCGCCAAGGAGCGCGGCCTTCAGGACGAGCTCCTCGACGCGTTCTACACCGCCAACTTCGCCGAGGCCCGCCCCATCAGCGAGGACGACACGATCGTCGACATGGCCACCGGCGCCGGCCTCGACGCCGACGAGGTGCGCAAGGTCCTCGCGGACGAGGACGCCTACGCCGACGCCGTACGCGCCGACGAGAAGGAAGCCGCCGAGCTGGGCGCCAACGGCGTGCCGTTCTTCGTCATCGACCGCCGCTTCGCCGTCTCCGGCGGGCAGCCGGCGCCGGTCTTCACGCAGGCCCTGGAGCAGGCCGCCGCCGCGGGCGGGCTGCAGACCGTCGCGGGCACGGGCGGCGACGGCGCCGTCTGCGCCGACGACGACGCCTGCGACGTCCCGTAG